The proteins below come from a single Bubalus kerabau isolate K-KA32 ecotype Philippines breed swamp buffalo chromosome 19, PCC_UOA_SB_1v2, whole genome shotgun sequence genomic window:
- the LINS1 gene encoding protein Lines homolog 1 isoform X1 → MKTFFEALEQLYKKVLLGATLENDSHDYVFYLNPAFSDQDCSTITSSECSDAPDVQDKQDPSSVSLSTFSVAPMCLQRHSLMSSTREIMLLQLTVIKVMITRILSVETEFHAKEKYRDIIKILLKSSDIESQLTCMFQNSEKLLSHMAAKCLALILYFQLKEKITLSNSWISFCQKNISEYSESNKVVYCLWILTFVIKEIFKDTSSQKTEILKQFLTPFDTLFEVFYNSLFSQHFENHQDASKLINSLICFLELLELLIASRIYLKLHFTCQRILFLKPSCVFDVITWPIQAFVKRKLIIFIKKCLLCKVGEDLCRGSVPAFMPPDNPLDVDLLALASAVLQAVNLGLLRTLSVCGKRSCFGGGEVLAGYEHAPGPDHVILRALSLLIIRSLEIKFQNCASANEMKVDYQRFMSELLTFLKPHLQPCLQSHNLCEWLSRVFIEQDDDMLEAAKASLGIYLKLTRECEATESLTQEKEMWNHHTHENGYNPHCIFLFLLKNIGFDSTVLLDFLISSETCFLEYFVRYLKLLQKDWDNFFTICNYFDVTESKDNIHICCISSLIQGRKSSATEASPLVVVGSHTDAHSWVSWASAASSEPLNHGTTLEKAHTKLQANCLSTPGASQSLVDYDSSDDSEEGSTSLCLVNSRLTSSHQEAMKKTQDTFGASGDKKELGPESQSRPLVTEESNTLFSVYCDIAPNNPNNTASEVGISHRTVKCFEELQGAIYRLQKKNLFPYNPTALLKLLKHIETIYNKSMTPS, encoded by the exons atgaaaactttctTTGAAGCTTTAGAACAATTATACAAGAAGGTACTTCTTGGAGCCACACTTGAAAATGACAGCCATGATTACGTCTTTTATCTCAACCCAGCATTTTCAGATCAAGATTGTTCTACAATCACCTCCTCAGAATGCTCAGACGCCCCCGATGTTCAGGACAAGCAGGACCCATCCTCTGTCAGTTTGTCTACCTTTTCTGTAGCACCTATGTGTTTGCAGAGACATTCTCTGATGAGCAGTACCCGAGAAATAATGCTCCTTCAGTTAACAGTGATCAAAGTGATGATAACCAGAATATTGTCTGTGGAAACTGAATTCCATGCAAAGGAGAAATACAGAGAtataattaaaattcttttaaaatcatcTGACATCGAATCTCAATTG ACCTGTATGTTCCAAAACTCGGAAAAATTGTTATCTCACATGGCTGCAAAGTGTCTTGCACTAATTCTGTATTTCCAACTGAAGGAAAAG ATAACATTGAGTAATTCCTGGATTTCTTTTTgccaaaaaaatatttctgaatattcTGAAAGTAATAAAGTAGTATACTGCCTCTGGATACTTACCTTTGTAATTAAAGAAATCTTTAAAGATACATCTTCACAAAAAACAG AAATTCTAAAACAGTTCCTGACTCCTTTTGACACTCTTTTTGAAGTCTTTTACAATTCCTTATTTTCTCAGCATTTTGAAAACCACCAAGATGCTTCTAAACTAATAAACAGTTTGATATGTTTCCTGGAATTGCTTGAACTTCTTATAGCCTCCAGAATCTACCTGAAGTTACATTTCACTTGCCAgaggattttatttttgaaacctTCTTGTGTGTTTGATGTTATTACCTGGCCTATTCAGGCTTTTGTCAAAAGGAAGTTGATCATCTTCATCAAAAAGTGCCTTCTGTGCAAAGTGGGTGAAGACCTTTGTCGGGGATCTGTCCCTGCCTTCATGCCACCAGATAATCCTTTGGACGTGGACCTGTTAGCTTTGGCCAGTGCTGTTCTGCAAGCTGTGAATTTGGGTTTGTTGAGGACGTTGTCTGTCTGTGGAAAACGTTCCTGCTTTGGAGGTGGTGAAGTCCTAGCTGGATATGAGCATGCCCCTGGTCCAGATCATGTGATTCTTAGAGCATTGAGCTTACTTATCATAAGATCCTTAGAAATCAAGTTTCAAAATTGTGCTTCAGCAAATGAAATGAAAG TTGATTACCAGAGGTTCATGTCTGAGTTACTGACCTTCTTAAAGCCTCACCTTCAGCCCTGTCTGCAATCACACAATCTCTGTGAGTGGTTGTCTAgggtcttcatagaacaagaCGATGACATGCTGGAGGCTGCCAAAGCATCGCTGGGCATCTACCTGAAGTTGACCag AGAATGTGAAGCTACTGAAAGCTtgacccaagaaaaagaaatgtggaaCCATCACACACATGAAAATGGCTATAATCCccactgtatttttttatttttattaaaaaatataggaTTTGATTCTACTGTTCTTCTTGATTTTTTGATTTCATCAGAAACTTGTTTTCTTGAATATTTTGTTAGATACTTAAAATTATTGCAAAAAGACTGGGATAATTTTTTCACCATTTGCAACTATTTTGATGTAACTGAATCTAAAGATAACATACATATTTGTTGTATCTCCTCACTTATCCAAGGTAGAAAAAGCAGCGCAACAGAAGCTAGTCCTTTGGTTGTTGTTGGTAGTCACACAGATGCTCATTCTTGGGTCTCCTGGGCTTCTGCTGCTTCTTCTGAACCACTGAACCACGGTACAACGTTGGAGAAGGCCCACACCAAGCTCCAGGCTAATTGTCTTTCTACCCCAGGAGCTTCTCAAAGTCTGGTAGATTATGACAGCTCTGATGATTCTGAAGAAGGATCCACAAGCCTGTGTTTAGTAAACAGCAGGCTAACGTCTTCACACCAAGAAGCAATGAAGAAAACTCAGGACACATTTGGAGCAAGTGGGGATAAAAAAGAACTTGGCCCAGAGTCTCAGTCAAGGCCTCTGGTTACCGAAGAATCTAATACCCTGTTCTCTGTTTATTGTGACATAGCCCCAAATAACCCAAATAACACTGCTTCTGAAGTGGGAATATCTCACAGAACAGTAAAGTGCTTTGAAGAGCTACAAGGTGCCATTTACCGTTTGCAGAAGAAAAATCTGTTCCCATATAATCCAACAGCACTTTTAAAGTTGTTAAAACATATTGAGACGATATATAATAAAAGTATGACCCCTTCGtaa
- the LINS1 gene encoding protein Lines homolog 1 isoform X4 — protein sequence MKTFFEALEQLYKKVLLGATLENDSHDYVFYLNPAFSDQDCSTITSSECSDAPDVQDKQDPSSVSLSTFSVAPMCLQRHSLMSSTREIMLLQLTVIKVMITRILSVETEFHAKEKYRDIIKILLKSSDIESQLTCMFQNSEKLLSHMAAKCLALILYFQLKEKITLSNSWISFCQKNISEYSESNKVVYCLWILTFVIKEIFKDTSSQKTEILKQFLTPFDTLFEVFYNSLFSQHFENHQDASKLINSLICFLELLELLIASRIYLKLHFTCQRILFLKPSCVFDVITWPIQAFVKRKLIIFIKKCLLCKVGEDLCRGSVPAFMPPDNPLDVDLLALASAVLQAVNLGLLRTLSVCGKRSCFGGGEVLAGYEHAPGPDHVILRALSLLIIRSLEIKFQNCASANEMKVDYQRFMSELLTFLKPHLQPCLQSHNLCEWLSRVFIEQDDDMLEAAKASLGIYLKLTR from the exons atgaaaactttctTTGAAGCTTTAGAACAATTATACAAGAAGGTACTTCTTGGAGCCACACTTGAAAATGACAGCCATGATTACGTCTTTTATCTCAACCCAGCATTTTCAGATCAAGATTGTTCTACAATCACCTCCTCAGAATGCTCAGACGCCCCCGATGTTCAGGACAAGCAGGACCCATCCTCTGTCAGTTTGTCTACCTTTTCTGTAGCACCTATGTGTTTGCAGAGACATTCTCTGATGAGCAGTACCCGAGAAATAATGCTCCTTCAGTTAACAGTGATCAAAGTGATGATAACCAGAATATTGTCTGTGGAAACTGAATTCCATGCAAAGGAGAAATACAGAGAtataattaaaattcttttaaaatcatcTGACATCGAATCTCAATTG ACCTGTATGTTCCAAAACTCGGAAAAATTGTTATCTCACATGGCTGCAAAGTGTCTTGCACTAATTCTGTATTTCCAACTGAAGGAAAAG ATAACATTGAGTAATTCCTGGATTTCTTTTTgccaaaaaaatatttctgaatattcTGAAAGTAATAAAGTAGTATACTGCCTCTGGATACTTACCTTTGTAATTAAAGAAATCTTTAAAGATACATCTTCACAAAAAACAG AAATTCTAAAACAGTTCCTGACTCCTTTTGACACTCTTTTTGAAGTCTTTTACAATTCCTTATTTTCTCAGCATTTTGAAAACCACCAAGATGCTTCTAAACTAATAAACAGTTTGATATGTTTCCTGGAATTGCTTGAACTTCTTATAGCCTCCAGAATCTACCTGAAGTTACATTTCACTTGCCAgaggattttatttttgaaacctTCTTGTGTGTTTGATGTTATTACCTGGCCTATTCAGGCTTTTGTCAAAAGGAAGTTGATCATCTTCATCAAAAAGTGCCTTCTGTGCAAAGTGGGTGAAGACCTTTGTCGGGGATCTGTCCCTGCCTTCATGCCACCAGATAATCCTTTGGACGTGGACCTGTTAGCTTTGGCCAGTGCTGTTCTGCAAGCTGTGAATTTGGGTTTGTTGAGGACGTTGTCTGTCTGTGGAAAACGTTCCTGCTTTGGAGGTGGTGAAGTCCTAGCTGGATATGAGCATGCCCCTGGTCCAGATCATGTGATTCTTAGAGCATTGAGCTTACTTATCATAAGATCCTTAGAAATCAAGTTTCAAAATTGTGCTTCAGCAAATGAAATGAAAG TTGATTACCAGAGGTTCATGTCTGAGTTACTGACCTTCTTAAAGCCTCACCTTCAGCCCTGTCTGCAATCACACAATCTCTGTGAGTGGTTGTCTAgggtcttcatagaacaagaCGATGACATGCTGGAGGCTGCCAAAGCATCGCTGGGCATCTACCTGAAGTTGACCag GTAG
- the LINS1 gene encoding protein Lines homolog 1 isoform X5, producing MKTFFEALEQLYKKVLLGATLENDSHDYVFYLNPAFSDQDCSTITSSECSDAPDVQDKQDPSSVSLSTFSVAPMCLQRHSLMSSTREIMLLQLTVIKVMITRILSVETEFHAKEKYRDIIKILLKSSDIESQLTCMFQNSEKLLSHMAAKCLALILYFQLKEKITLSNSWISFCQKNISEYSESNKVVYCLWILTFVIKEIFKDTSSQKTAF from the exons atgaaaactttctTTGAAGCTTTAGAACAATTATACAAGAAGGTACTTCTTGGAGCCACACTTGAAAATGACAGCCATGATTACGTCTTTTATCTCAACCCAGCATTTTCAGATCAAGATTGTTCTACAATCACCTCCTCAGAATGCTCAGACGCCCCCGATGTTCAGGACAAGCAGGACCCATCCTCTGTCAGTTTGTCTACCTTTTCTGTAGCACCTATGTGTTTGCAGAGACATTCTCTGATGAGCAGTACCCGAGAAATAATGCTCCTTCAGTTAACAGTGATCAAAGTGATGATAACCAGAATATTGTCTGTGGAAACTGAATTCCATGCAAAGGAGAAATACAGAGAtataattaaaattcttttaaaatcatcTGACATCGAATCTCAATTG ACCTGTATGTTCCAAAACTCGGAAAAATTGTTATCTCACATGGCTGCAAAGTGTCTTGCACTAATTCTGTATTTCCAACTGAAGGAAAAG ATAACATTGAGTAATTCCTGGATTTCTTTTTgccaaaaaaatatttctgaatattcTGAAAGTAATAAAGTAGTATACTGCCTCTGGATACTTACCTTTGTAATTAAAGAAATCTTTAAAGATACATCTTCACAAAAAACAG CATTTTGA
- the LINS1 gene encoding protein Lines homolog 1 isoform X2 yields MKTFFEALEQLYKKVLLGATLENDSHDYVFYLNPAFSDQDCSTITSSECSDAPDVQDKQDPSSVSLSTFSVAPMCLQRHSLMSSTREIMLLQLTVIKVMITRILSVETEFHAKEKYRDIIKILLKSSDIESQLITLSNSWISFCQKNISEYSESNKVVYCLWILTFVIKEIFKDTSSQKTEILKQFLTPFDTLFEVFYNSLFSQHFENHQDASKLINSLICFLELLELLIASRIYLKLHFTCQRILFLKPSCVFDVITWPIQAFVKRKLIIFIKKCLLCKVGEDLCRGSVPAFMPPDNPLDVDLLALASAVLQAVNLGLLRTLSVCGKRSCFGGGEVLAGYEHAPGPDHVILRALSLLIIRSLEIKFQNCASANEMKVDYQRFMSELLTFLKPHLQPCLQSHNLCEWLSRVFIEQDDDMLEAAKASLGIYLKLTRECEATESLTQEKEMWNHHTHENGYNPHCIFLFLLKNIGFDSTVLLDFLISSETCFLEYFVRYLKLLQKDWDNFFTICNYFDVTESKDNIHICCISSLIQGRKSSATEASPLVVVGSHTDAHSWVSWASAASSEPLNHGTTLEKAHTKLQANCLSTPGASQSLVDYDSSDDSEEGSTSLCLVNSRLTSSHQEAMKKTQDTFGASGDKKELGPESQSRPLVTEESNTLFSVYCDIAPNNPNNTASEVGISHRTVKCFEELQGAIYRLQKKNLFPYNPTALLKLLKHIETIYNKSMTPS; encoded by the exons atgaaaactttctTTGAAGCTTTAGAACAATTATACAAGAAGGTACTTCTTGGAGCCACACTTGAAAATGACAGCCATGATTACGTCTTTTATCTCAACCCAGCATTTTCAGATCAAGATTGTTCTACAATCACCTCCTCAGAATGCTCAGACGCCCCCGATGTTCAGGACAAGCAGGACCCATCCTCTGTCAGTTTGTCTACCTTTTCTGTAGCACCTATGTGTTTGCAGAGACATTCTCTGATGAGCAGTACCCGAGAAATAATGCTCCTTCAGTTAACAGTGATCAAAGTGATGATAACCAGAATATTGTCTGTGGAAACTGAATTCCATGCAAAGGAGAAATACAGAGAtataattaaaattcttttaaaatcatcTGACATCGAATCTCAATTG ATAACATTGAGTAATTCCTGGATTTCTTTTTgccaaaaaaatatttctgaatattcTGAAAGTAATAAAGTAGTATACTGCCTCTGGATACTTACCTTTGTAATTAAAGAAATCTTTAAAGATACATCTTCACAAAAAACAG AAATTCTAAAACAGTTCCTGACTCCTTTTGACACTCTTTTTGAAGTCTTTTACAATTCCTTATTTTCTCAGCATTTTGAAAACCACCAAGATGCTTCTAAACTAATAAACAGTTTGATATGTTTCCTGGAATTGCTTGAACTTCTTATAGCCTCCAGAATCTACCTGAAGTTACATTTCACTTGCCAgaggattttatttttgaaacctTCTTGTGTGTTTGATGTTATTACCTGGCCTATTCAGGCTTTTGTCAAAAGGAAGTTGATCATCTTCATCAAAAAGTGCCTTCTGTGCAAAGTGGGTGAAGACCTTTGTCGGGGATCTGTCCCTGCCTTCATGCCACCAGATAATCCTTTGGACGTGGACCTGTTAGCTTTGGCCAGTGCTGTTCTGCAAGCTGTGAATTTGGGTTTGTTGAGGACGTTGTCTGTCTGTGGAAAACGTTCCTGCTTTGGAGGTGGTGAAGTCCTAGCTGGATATGAGCATGCCCCTGGTCCAGATCATGTGATTCTTAGAGCATTGAGCTTACTTATCATAAGATCCTTAGAAATCAAGTTTCAAAATTGTGCTTCAGCAAATGAAATGAAAG TTGATTACCAGAGGTTCATGTCTGAGTTACTGACCTTCTTAAAGCCTCACCTTCAGCCCTGTCTGCAATCACACAATCTCTGTGAGTGGTTGTCTAgggtcttcatagaacaagaCGATGACATGCTGGAGGCTGCCAAAGCATCGCTGGGCATCTACCTGAAGTTGACCag AGAATGTGAAGCTACTGAAAGCTtgacccaagaaaaagaaatgtggaaCCATCACACACATGAAAATGGCTATAATCCccactgtatttttttatttttattaaaaaatataggaTTTGATTCTACTGTTCTTCTTGATTTTTTGATTTCATCAGAAACTTGTTTTCTTGAATATTTTGTTAGATACTTAAAATTATTGCAAAAAGACTGGGATAATTTTTTCACCATTTGCAACTATTTTGATGTAACTGAATCTAAAGATAACATACATATTTGTTGTATCTCCTCACTTATCCAAGGTAGAAAAAGCAGCGCAACAGAAGCTAGTCCTTTGGTTGTTGTTGGTAGTCACACAGATGCTCATTCTTGGGTCTCCTGGGCTTCTGCTGCTTCTTCTGAACCACTGAACCACGGTACAACGTTGGAGAAGGCCCACACCAAGCTCCAGGCTAATTGTCTTTCTACCCCAGGAGCTTCTCAAAGTCTGGTAGATTATGACAGCTCTGATGATTCTGAAGAAGGATCCACAAGCCTGTGTTTAGTAAACAGCAGGCTAACGTCTTCACACCAAGAAGCAATGAAGAAAACTCAGGACACATTTGGAGCAAGTGGGGATAAAAAAGAACTTGGCCCAGAGTCTCAGTCAAGGCCTCTGGTTACCGAAGAATCTAATACCCTGTTCTCTGTTTATTGTGACATAGCCCCAAATAACCCAAATAACACTGCTTCTGAAGTGGGAATATCTCACAGAACAGTAAAGTGCTTTGAAGAGCTACAAGGTGCCATTTACCGTTTGCAGAAGAAAAATCTGTTCCCATATAATCCAACAGCACTTTTAAAGTTGTTAAAACATATTGAGACGATATATAATAAAAGTATGACCCCTTCGtaa
- the LINS1 gene encoding protein Lines homolog 1 isoform X3 — translation MKTFFEALEQLYKKVLLGATLENDSHDYVFYLNPAFSDQDCSTITSSECSDAPDVQDKQDPSSVSLSTFSVAPMCLQRHSLMSSTREIMLLQLTVIKVMITRILSVETEFHAKEKYRDIIKILLKSSDIESQLTCMFQNSEKLLSHMAAKCLALILYFQLKEKITLSNSWISFCQKNISEYSESNKVVYCLWILTFVIKEIFKDTSSQKTEILKQFLTPFDTLFEVFYNSLFSQHFENHQDASKLINSLICFLELLELLIASRIYLKLHFTCQRILFLKPSCVFDVITWPIQAFVKRKLIIFIKKCLLCKVGEDLCRGSVPAFMPPDNPLDVDLLALASAVLQAVNLGLLRTLSVCGKRSCFGGGEVLAGYEHAPGPDHVILRALSLLIIRSLEIKFQNCASANEMKVDYQRFMSELLTFLKPHLQPCLQSHNLCEWLSRVFIEQDDDMLEAAKASLGIYLKLTRKSSATEASPLVVVGSHTDAHSWVSWASAASSEPLNHGTTLEKAHTKLQANCLSTPGASQSLVDYDSSDDSEEGSTSLCLVNSRLTSSHQEAMKKTQDTFGASGDKKELGPESQSRPLVTEESNTLFSVYCDIAPNNPNNTASEVGISHRTVKCFEELQGAIYRLQKKNLFPYNPTALLKLLKHIETIYNKSMTPS, via the exons atgaaaactttctTTGAAGCTTTAGAACAATTATACAAGAAGGTACTTCTTGGAGCCACACTTGAAAATGACAGCCATGATTACGTCTTTTATCTCAACCCAGCATTTTCAGATCAAGATTGTTCTACAATCACCTCCTCAGAATGCTCAGACGCCCCCGATGTTCAGGACAAGCAGGACCCATCCTCTGTCAGTTTGTCTACCTTTTCTGTAGCACCTATGTGTTTGCAGAGACATTCTCTGATGAGCAGTACCCGAGAAATAATGCTCCTTCAGTTAACAGTGATCAAAGTGATGATAACCAGAATATTGTCTGTGGAAACTGAATTCCATGCAAAGGAGAAATACAGAGAtataattaaaattcttttaaaatcatcTGACATCGAATCTCAATTG ACCTGTATGTTCCAAAACTCGGAAAAATTGTTATCTCACATGGCTGCAAAGTGTCTTGCACTAATTCTGTATTTCCAACTGAAGGAAAAG ATAACATTGAGTAATTCCTGGATTTCTTTTTgccaaaaaaatatttctgaatattcTGAAAGTAATAAAGTAGTATACTGCCTCTGGATACTTACCTTTGTAATTAAAGAAATCTTTAAAGATACATCTTCACAAAAAACAG AAATTCTAAAACAGTTCCTGACTCCTTTTGACACTCTTTTTGAAGTCTTTTACAATTCCTTATTTTCTCAGCATTTTGAAAACCACCAAGATGCTTCTAAACTAATAAACAGTTTGATATGTTTCCTGGAATTGCTTGAACTTCTTATAGCCTCCAGAATCTACCTGAAGTTACATTTCACTTGCCAgaggattttatttttgaaacctTCTTGTGTGTTTGATGTTATTACCTGGCCTATTCAGGCTTTTGTCAAAAGGAAGTTGATCATCTTCATCAAAAAGTGCCTTCTGTGCAAAGTGGGTGAAGACCTTTGTCGGGGATCTGTCCCTGCCTTCATGCCACCAGATAATCCTTTGGACGTGGACCTGTTAGCTTTGGCCAGTGCTGTTCTGCAAGCTGTGAATTTGGGTTTGTTGAGGACGTTGTCTGTCTGTGGAAAACGTTCCTGCTTTGGAGGTGGTGAAGTCCTAGCTGGATATGAGCATGCCCCTGGTCCAGATCATGTGATTCTTAGAGCATTGAGCTTACTTATCATAAGATCCTTAGAAATCAAGTTTCAAAATTGTGCTTCAGCAAATGAAATGAAAG TTGATTACCAGAGGTTCATGTCTGAGTTACTGACCTTCTTAAAGCCTCACCTTCAGCCCTGTCTGCAATCACACAATCTCTGTGAGTGGTTGTCTAgggtcttcatagaacaagaCGATGACATGCTGGAGGCTGCCAAAGCATCGCTGGGCATCTACCTGAAGTTGACCag AAAAAGCAGCGCAACAGAAGCTAGTCCTTTGGTTGTTGTTGGTAGTCACACAGATGCTCATTCTTGGGTCTCCTGGGCTTCTGCTGCTTCTTCTGAACCACTGAACCACGGTACAACGTTGGAGAAGGCCCACACCAAGCTCCAGGCTAATTGTCTTTCTACCCCAGGAGCTTCTCAAAGTCTGGTAGATTATGACAGCTCTGATGATTCTGAAGAAGGATCCACAAGCCTGTGTTTAGTAAACAGCAGGCTAACGTCTTCACACCAAGAAGCAATGAAGAAAACTCAGGACACATTTGGAGCAAGTGGGGATAAAAAAGAACTTGGCCCAGAGTCTCAGTCAAGGCCTCTGGTTACCGAAGAATCTAATACCCTGTTCTCTGTTTATTGTGACATAGCCCCAAATAACCCAAATAACACTGCTTCTGAAGTGGGAATATCTCACAGAACAGTAAAGTGCTTTGAAGAGCTACAAGGTGCCATTTACCGTTTGCAGAAGAAAAATCTGTTCCCATATAATCCAACAGCACTTTTAAAGTTGTTAAAACATATTGAGACGATATATAATAAAAGTATGACCCCTTCGtaa